The proteins below are encoded in one region of Phaseolus vulgaris cultivar G19833 chromosome 1, P. vulgaris v2.0, whole genome shotgun sequence:
- the LOC137815971 gene encoding uncharacterized mitochondrial protein AtMg00240-like, whose translation MLDSAPVATPMTHTSRLSPDQGSPLDADATSQYRRLLGRLIYLTNTRPDIAFAVHNLSQFISAPTTHHQQAVSRLLRYLKDTPGEGLYFSHTSSLHLCGFSDSDWATCPTTRKSVTGYSIYLGDSLISWKSKKQPTISRSPVLPHSSLLSNPSWA comes from the coding sequence atgcttgactctgcacctgtggccactcctatgactcatacctcccgtctctctcccgaTCAAGGCTCCCCTCTTGATGCTGATGCAACTTcccaatacagaagactccttggacgtctaatctacttaaccaacacgcgacctGACATCGCCTTtgctgtccacaatttaagccaattcatatctgcacccacaactcatcatcaacaagctgtctcacgtcttttgcgttacctcaaggacacccctggtgaaggactatatttttctcatactAGCTCACTTCACCTCTGTGGatttagtgactctgactgggcaacatgccctaccacacgcaaatctgtcactggatattccatctacttaggagactccctaatatcatggaaatcaaagaagcagccAACTATCTCCCGAAGCCCCGTGCTTCCACACagttctctactctcaaatccaagctgggcctga